A single window of Bos javanicus breed banteng chromosome 19, ARS-OSU_banteng_1.0, whole genome shotgun sequence DNA harbors:
- the UBE2G1 gene encoding ubiquitin-conjugating enzyme E2 G1 isoform X2, producing MTELQSALLLRRQLAELNKNPVEGFSAGLIDDNDLYRWEVLIIGPPDTLYEGGVFKAHLTFPKDYPLRPPKMKFITEIWHPNVDKNGDVCISILHEPGEDKYGYEKPEERWLPIHTVETIMISVISMLADPNGDSPANVDAAKEWREDRNGEFKRKVARCVRKSQETAFE from the exons AGCTCAACAAAAATCCAGTGGAAGGCTTTTCAGCAGGTTTAATAGATGACAATGATCTCTACCGATGGGAAGTGCTTATTATTGGTCCTCCAGATACACTTTA tgaaGGTGGTGTTTTTAAAGCTCATCTCACTTTCCCAAAAGATTATCCCCTTCGGCCTCCTAAAATGAAATTCATTACAGAAATCTGGCATCCAAATG TTGATAAAAATGGTGATGTATGCATTTCTATTCTTCACGAACCTGGAGAAGATAAATATGGTTATGAAAAGCCAGAGGAGCGCTGGCTGCCTATTCACACCGTGGAAACCATCATGATTAGTGTCATTTCTATGCTGGCAGACCCCAATGGAGACTCACCTGCCAATGTTGATGCTGCA AAAGAATGGAGGGAAGACAGAAATGGAGAATTCAAAAGGAAAGTTGCCCGCTGTGTAAGAAAAAGCCAAGAGACTGCTTTTGAGTGA